One window of Branchiostoma lanceolatum isolate klBraLanc5 chromosome 6, klBraLanc5.hap2, whole genome shotgun sequence genomic DNA carries:
- the LOC136436092 gene encoding kelch-like protein 8 isoform X4, producing the protein MFTSGMGECYQDSVTIKDIDSYALEQIVRFAYTSKVVMTTENVQSLLYAACLLQVEVLAKACCDFMKAHLHPANCLGIRMFAEQHNRMELMKCADKHSCDNFLDVIQHDEFLQVSAGHLTAMISSSDLNIDAEEQVYEAVMKWVKHDITERKQHVSDIFRHVRFPMLQPSFLMSAVEQEEMLRKDHSCRDLIDEAKNYHLSKASKVPGLKYSIRTQPRKSCAGVLFSVGGRGASGDPFKSIEAYDLRNDRWFQIPEMSTRRRHVGVTSTLGKLYAMGGHDGSDHLNTVEMYDPHINKWTILSPMATKRRGIAVASLGGPIYAVGGLDDSACFHTVERYDIESDTWNFVAPMNTPRGGVGVAPLQGYLYAIGGNDGVASLNSCERYDPHLNKWVEISPMIKRRAGAGLAVLNGFLYAVGGFDDNAPLDSVERFDPTKNEWEMVGGMSCCRGGVGVAALGGKVYAVGGHDGGSYLNSVEAYDPILDKWAEVNSIGICRAGAGVATCDCTVTRLKDIGQISVVSCV; encoded by the exons ATGTTCACATCAGGGATGGGGGAGTGCTACCAGGACTCG GTGACCATCAAGGACATCGACAGCTACGCCCTGGAGCAGATCGTGCGGTTTGCGTACACGTCCAAGGTCGTCATGACGACGGAGAACGTGCAGTCCCTGCTCTACGCTGCCTGTCTGCTGCAGGTGGAGGTGCTGGCGAAGGCGTGCTGTGACTTCATGAAG GCCCACCTCCACCCAGCCAACTGCCTGGGGATCCGCATGTTCGCAGAGCAGCACAACCGCATGGAGCTGATGAAGTGCGCCGACAAACACTCCTGCGACAACTTCTTAGACGTCATTCAGCATGATGAGTTTTTACAG GTCAGTGCAGGTCACCTGACGGCCATGATCAGCTCATCTGACTTGAACATCGACGCTGAGGAGCAGGTATACGAGGCTGTGATGAAGTGGGTGAAACACGACATCACCGAGAGGAAACAGCACGTCTCAGACATCTTCAG ACACGTGCGTTTCCCGATGCTGCAGCCGTCCTTCCTGATGAGCGCCGTGGAGCAGGAGGAGATGCTGAGGAAGGACCACTCCTGTCGCGACCTCATCGACGAGGCCAAGAACTACCACCTGTCCAAGGCCAGCAAGGTGCCGGGGCTCAAGTACTCCATACGCACACAGCCCAGGAAAAGCTGTGCCG GTGTGTTGTTCAGtgtaggagggaggggggcgtctgGTGACCCCTTCAAGAGTATAGAGGCCTACGACCTTCGGAACGACCGGTGGTTCCAGATTCCAGAGATGAGCACGAGAAGAAGACATGTTGGGGTCACGTCGACCTTGG GAAAGCTGTATGCCATGGGTGGCCATGATGGGAGCGACCACCTCAACACTGTGGAGATGTACGACCCCCACATCAACAAGTGGACCATTCTGTCACCCATGGCAACCAAAAG GCGAGGCATAGCGGTGGCGAGCCTGGGGGGTCCGATCTACGCGGTGGGGGGGCTGGACGACAGCGCGTGTTTCCACACGGTCGAGCGCTACGACATCGAGTCCGACACGTGGAACTTCGTGGCGCCAATGAACACCCCCCGCGGCGGGGTGGGGGTGGCACCTCTTCAG GGATACCTGTATGCGATAGGCGGAAACGACGGAGTGGCGTCGCTGAACAGCTGTGAGCGCTACGACCCGCACCTGAACAAGTGGGTGGAGATTTCCCCCATGATCAAGCGGCGGGCGGGCGCTGGGCTGGCCGTGCTGAACGGGTTTCTGTACGCTGTCG GTGGTTTTGACGACAACGCGCCGCTGGACTCGGTGGAGCGGTTTGACCCAACGAAGAACGAGTGGGAGATGGTTGGCGGCATGTCGTGTTGCCGGGGCGGAGTGGGCGTGGCTGCGCTCGGAGGCAAGGTGTACGCCGTGGGCGGCCATGATGGCGGGTCCTACCTCAACTCCGTGGAGGCCTACGACCCCATCCTGGACAA gtgGGCGGAGGTGAACAGCATCGGGATCTGCCGGGCGGGGGCGGGCGTGGCCACGTGTGACTGCACCGTGACTCGGCTGAAGGACATTGGGCAGATCAGTGTGGTCAGCTGTGTATAG
- the LOC136436091 gene encoding uncharacterized protein, translating to MQWGGGVVYADETETRSESYGRRFGLKTVVPMLDLSSWIQENTAIEDHVIFKIDVEGSEYEIVEKMLKDGTFKWIDKFYAEFHNVSWAPVPGWSQQRRDDLVRILEKQGNMFLYWEGESHYYQDMEELHKPDIPATTPGAPGMVYSECSRSPGGAARLALTVQVGMDAKAAFRLVETMRAHASNMPVALFVHGNFAQLYPDLVSSWAERYTIGIREHQPFPAGHWTLQNANVMRMSVIASLRRLRELQLRPAYYLPDGVTQRVRDVAKKRGLRIVQPATRFPPVTGTLLSEENYYKVRDVERTPKVLRILHERFAHGGILALDTDHPDSLLISVFLMDYLHQVSGFQLVSLDDCL from the exons ATGCAGTGGGGCGGGGGCGTGGTGTACGCCGACGAGACCGAGACCAGGAGCGAGAGCTACGGCAGGCGGTTCGGACTCAAGACTGTCGTGCCGATGTTAGACCTGTCCTCGTGGATACAAGAGAATACAG CAATCGAAGATCACGTCATCTTCAAGATCGACGTGGAGGGATCCGAGTACGAGATTGTGGAGAAGATGCTGAAGGACGGGACCTTCAAATGGATAGACAA GTTCTACGCGGAGTTCCATAACGTGAGCTGGGCTCCCGTGCCGGGCTGGTCCCAGCAGCGGAGGGACGACCTGGTGAGGATCTTAGAGAAACAGGGCAACATGTTCCTGTACTGGGAGGGGGAGAGTCACTATTACCAGGACATGGAGGAGCTGCACAAGCCGGAC ATTCCAGCCACCACCCCCGGAGCCCCAGGAATGGTCTACTCCGAGTGTTCCCGGTCGCCAGGCGGCGCTGCTAGACTGGCACTGACAGTTCAG GTAGGTATGGACGCTAAGGCGGCGTTCCGGCTTGTGGAGACCATGCGGGCCCACGCCAGCAACATGCCGGTCGCCCTGTTCGTGCACGGCAACTTCGCCCAGCTCTACCCGGACCTGGTCAGCTCGTGGGCGGAGCGATACACCATCGGCATAAGAGAG CACCAGCCCTTTCCGGCGGGCCACTGGACGCTGCAGAACGCAAACGTGATGCGCATGAGCGTGATCGCCTCCTTGCGGCGGCTGAGGGAACTGCAGCTCCGCCCGGCGTACTACCTCCCGGACGGCGTCACCCAGAGGGTGAGAGACGTGGCCAAGAAGAGGGGACTCCGGATCGTCCAGCCCGCCACGAGATTCCCACCTGTTACAG GCACGCTGCTGAGTGAGGAGAACTACTACAAGGTCCGTGACGTGGAGAGGACACCCAAAGTGCTCCGCATCCTGCACGAGCGGTTCGCGCACGGCGGGATCCTCGCGCTGGACACGGACCACCCGGACAGCCTGCTCATCTCGGTCTTCCTTATGGACTATCTGCACCAAGTCTCCGGCTTCCAACTCGTCAGCCTGGATGACTGCTTGTGA
- the LOC136436092 gene encoding kelch-like protein 8 isoform X2, which yields MSKMVEVETSTFEARSLFKDSFKILRQLYEDEELCDTMLKVGEKAIHCHRVVLAACSPYFFSMFTSGMGECYQDTVTIKDIDSYALEQIVRFAYTSKVVMTTENVQSLLYAACLLQVEVLAKACCDFMKAHLHPANCLGIRMFAEQHNRMELMKCADKHSCDNFLDVIQHDEFLQVSAGHLTAMISSSDLNIDAEEQVYEAVMKWVKHDITERKQHVSDIFRHVRFPMLQPSFLMSAVEQEEMLRKDHSCRDLIDEAKNYHLSKASKVPGLKYSIRTQPRKSCAGVLFSVGGRGASGDPFKSIEAYDLRNDRWFQIPEMSTRRRHVGVTSTLGKLYAMGGHDGSDHLNTVEMYDPHINKWTILSPMATKRRGIAVASLGGPIYAVGGLDDSACFHTVERYDIESDTWNFVAPMNTPRGGVGVAPLQGYLYAIGGNDGVASLNSCERYDPHLNKWVEISPMIKRRAGAGLAVLNGFLYAVGGFDDNAPLDSVERFDPTKNEWEMVGGMSCCRGGVGVAALGGKVYAVGGHDGGSYLNSVEAYDPILDKWAEVNSIGICRAGAGVATCDCTVTRLKDIGQISVVSCV from the exons ATGTCTAAGATGGTGGAGGTGGAGACGTCGACCTTCGAGGCGCGGAGCCTCTTCAAGGACTCCTTTAAGATCCTGCGCCAGCTGTACGAGGATGAGGAGCTCTGCGACACCATGCTCAAG GTCGGGGAGAAAGCGATCCACTGCCATCGTGTGGTCCTGGCCGCCTGCTCGCCATACTTCTTCTCCATGTTCACCTCAGGCATGGGGGAGTGCTACCAGGACAcg GTGACCATCAAGGACATCGACAGCTACGCCCTGGAGCAGATCGTGCGGTTTGCGTACACGTCCAAGGTCGTCATGACGACGGAGAACGTGCAGTCCCTGCTCTACGCTGCCTGTCTGCTGCAGGTGGAGGTGCTGGCGAAGGCGTGCTGTGACTTCATGAAG GCCCACCTCCACCCAGCCAACTGCCTGGGGATCCGCATGTTCGCAGAGCAGCACAACCGCATGGAGCTGATGAAGTGCGCCGACAAACACTCCTGCGACAACTTCTTAGACGTCATTCAGCATGATGAGTTTTTACAG GTCAGTGCAGGTCACCTGACGGCCATGATCAGCTCATCTGACTTGAACATCGACGCTGAGGAGCAGGTATACGAGGCTGTGATGAAGTGGGTGAAACACGACATCACCGAGAGGAAACAGCACGTCTCAGACATCTTCAG ACACGTGCGTTTCCCGATGCTGCAGCCGTCCTTCCTGATGAGCGCCGTGGAGCAGGAGGAGATGCTGAGGAAGGACCACTCCTGTCGCGACCTCATCGACGAGGCCAAGAACTACCACCTGTCCAAGGCCAGCAAG GTGCCGGGGCTCAAGTACTCCATACGCACTCAGCCCAGGAAAAGCTGTGCCG GTGTGTTGTTCAGtgtaggagggaggggggcgtctgGTGACCCCTTCAAGAGTATAGAGGCCTACGACCTTCGGAACGACCGGTGGTTCCAGATTCCAGAGATGAGCACGAGAAGAAGACATGTTGGGGTCACGTCGACCTTGG GAAAGCTGTATGCCATGGGTGGCCATGATGGGAGCGACCACCTCAACACTGTGGAGATGTACGACCCCCACATCAACAAGTGGACCATTCTGTCACCCATGGCAACCAAAAG GCGAGGCATAGCGGTGGCGAGCCTGGGGGGTCCGATCTACGCGGTGGGGGGGCTGGACGACAGCGCGTGTTTCCACACGGTCGAGCGCTACGACATCGAGTCCGACACGTGGAACTTCGTGGCGCCAATGAACACCCCCCGCGGCGGGGTGGGGGTGGCACCTCTTCAG GGATACCTGTATGCGATAGGCGGAAACGACGGAGTGGCGTCGCTGAACAGCTGTGAGCGCTACGACCCGCACCTGAACAAGTGGGTGGAGATTTCCCCCATGATCAAGCGGCGGGCGGGCGCTGGGCTGGCCGTGCTGAACGGGTTTCTGTACGCTGTCG GTGGTTTTGACGACAACGCGCCGCTGGACTCGGTGGAGCGGTTTGACCCAACGAAGAACGAGTGGGAGATGGTTGGCGGCATGTCGTGTTGCCGGGGCGGAGTGGGCGTGGCTGCGCTCGGAGGCAAGGTGTACGCCGTGGGCGGCCATGATGGCGGGTCCTACCTCAACTCCGTGGAGGCCTACGACCCCATCCTGGACAA gtgGGCGGAGGTGAACAGCATCGGGATCTGCCGGGCGGGGGCGGGCGTGGCCACGTGTGACTGCACCGTGACTCGGCTGAAGGACATTGGGCAGATCAGTGTGGTCAGCTGTGTATAG
- the LOC136436092 gene encoding kelch-like protein 8 isoform X1, whose translation MSKMVEVETSTFEARSLFKDSFKILRQLYEDEELCDTMLKVGEKAIHCHRVVLAACSPYFFSMFTSGMGECYQDTVTIKDIDSYALEQIVRFAYTSKVVMTTENVQSLLYAACLLQVEVLAKACCDFMKAHLHPANCLGIRMFAEQHNRMELMKCADKHSCDNFLDVIQHDEFLQVSAGHLTAMISSSDLNIDAEEQVYEAVMKWVKHDITERKQHVSDIFRHVRFPMLQPSFLMSAVEQEEMLRKDHSCRDLIDEAKNYHLSKASKVPGLKYSIRTQPRKSCAGVLFSVGGRGASGDPFKSIEAYDLRNDRWFQIPEMSTRRRHVGVTSTLGKLYAMGGHDGSDHLNTVEMYDPHINKWTILSPMATKRRGIAVASLGGPIYAVGGLDDSACFHTVERYDIESDTWNFVAPMNTPRGGVGVAPLQGYLYAIGGNDGVASLNSCERYDPHLNKWVEISPMIKRRAGAGLAVLNGFLYAVGGFDDNAPLDSVERFDPTKNEWEMVGGMSCCRGGVGVAALGGKVYAVGGHDGGSYLNSVEAYDPILDKWAEVNSIGICRAGAGVATCDCTVTRLKDIGQISVVSCV comes from the exons ATGTCTAAGATGGTGGAGGTGGAGACGTCGACCTTCGAGGCGCGGAGCCTCTTCAAGGACTCCTTTAAGATCCTGCGCCAGCTGTACGAGGATGAGGAGCTCTGCGACACCATGCTCAAG GTCGGGGAGAAAGCGATCCACTGCCATCGTGTGGTCCTGGCCGCCTGCTCGCCATACTTCTTCTCCATGTTCACCTCAGGCATGGGGGAGTGCTACCAGGACAcg GTGACCATCAAGGACATCGACAGCTACGCCCTGGAGCAGATCGTGCGGTTTGCGTACACGTCCAAGGTCGTCATGACGACGGAGAACGTGCAGTCCCTGCTCTACGCTGCCTGTCTGCTGCAGGTGGAGGTGCTGGCGAAGGCGTGCTGTGACTTCATGAAG GCCCACCTCCACCCAGCCAACTGCCTGGGGATCCGCATGTTCGCAGAGCAGCACAACCGCATGGAGCTGATGAAGTGCGCCGACAAACACTCCTGCGACAACTTCTTAGACGTCATTCAGCATGATGAGTTTTTACAG GTCAGTGCAGGTCACCTGACGGCCATGATCAGCTCATCTGACTTGAACATCGACGCTGAGGAGCAGGTATACGAGGCTGTGATGAAGTGGGTGAAACACGACATCACCGAGAGGAAACAGCACGTCTCAGACATCTTCAG ACACGTGCGTTTCCCGATGCTGCAGCCGTCCTTCCTGATGAGCGCCGTGGAGCAGGAGGAGATGCTGAGGAAGGACCACTCCTGTCGCGACCTCATCGACGAGGCCAAGAACTACCACCTGTCCAAGGCCAGCAAGGTGCCGGGGCTCAAGTACTCCATACGCACACAGCCCAGGAAAAGCTGTGCCG GTGTGTTGTTCAGtgtaggagggaggggggcgtctgGTGACCCCTTCAAGAGTATAGAGGCCTACGACCTTCGGAACGACCGGTGGTTCCAGATTCCAGAGATGAGCACGAGAAGAAGACATGTTGGGGTCACGTCGACCTTGG GAAAGCTGTATGCCATGGGTGGCCATGATGGGAGCGACCACCTCAACACTGTGGAGATGTACGACCCCCACATCAACAAGTGGACCATTCTGTCACCCATGGCAACCAAAAG GCGAGGCATAGCGGTGGCGAGCCTGGGGGGTCCGATCTACGCGGTGGGGGGGCTGGACGACAGCGCGTGTTTCCACACGGTCGAGCGCTACGACATCGAGTCCGACACGTGGAACTTCGTGGCGCCAATGAACACCCCCCGCGGCGGGGTGGGGGTGGCACCTCTTCAG GGATACCTGTATGCGATAGGCGGAAACGACGGAGTGGCGTCGCTGAACAGCTGTGAGCGCTACGACCCGCACCTGAACAAGTGGGTGGAGATTTCCCCCATGATCAAGCGGCGGGCGGGCGCTGGGCTGGCCGTGCTGAACGGGTTTCTGTACGCTGTCG GTGGTTTTGACGACAACGCGCCGCTGGACTCGGTGGAGCGGTTTGACCCAACGAAGAACGAGTGGGAGATGGTTGGCGGCATGTCGTGTTGCCGGGGCGGAGTGGGCGTGGCTGCGCTCGGAGGCAAGGTGTACGCCGTGGGCGGCCATGATGGCGGGTCCTACCTCAACTCCGTGGAGGCCTACGACCCCATCCTGGACAA gtgGGCGGAGGTGAACAGCATCGGGATCTGCCGGGCGGGGGCGGGCGTGGCCACGTGTGACTGCACCGTGACTCGGCTGAAGGACATTGGGCAGATCAGTGTGGTCAGCTGTGTATAG
- the LOC136436092 gene encoding kelch-like protein 8 isoform X3, whose amino-acid sequence MFTSGMGECYQDTVTIKDIDSYALEQIVRFAYTSKVVMTTENVQSLLYAACLLQVEVLAKACCDFMKAHLHPANCLGIRMFAEQHNRMELMKCADKHSCDNFLDVIQHDEFLQVSAGHLTAMISSSDLNIDAEEQVYEAVMKWVKHDITERKQHVSDIFRHVRFPMLQPSFLMSAVEQEEMLRKDHSCRDLIDEAKNYHLSKASKVPGLKYSIRTQPRKSCAGVLFSVGGRGASGDPFKSIEAYDLRNDRWFQIPEMSTRRRHVGVTSTLGKLYAMGGHDGSDHLNTVEMYDPHINKWTILSPMATKRRGIAVASLGGPIYAVGGLDDSACFHTVERYDIESDTWNFVAPMNTPRGGVGVAPLQGYLYAIGGNDGVASLNSCERYDPHLNKWVEISPMIKRRAGAGLAVLNGFLYAVGGFDDNAPLDSVERFDPTKNEWEMVGGMSCCRGGVGVAALGGKVYAVGGHDGGSYLNSVEAYDPILDKWAEVNSIGICRAGAGVATCDCTVTRLKDIGQISVVSCV is encoded by the exons ATGTTCACCTCAGGCATGGGGGAGTGCTACCAGGACACG GTGACCATCAAGGACATCGACAGCTACGCCCTGGAGCAGATCGTGCGGTTTGCGTACACGTCCAAGGTCGTCATGACGACGGAGAACGTGCAGTCCCTGCTCTACGCTGCCTGTCTGCTGCAGGTGGAGGTGCTGGCGAAGGCGTGCTGTGACTTCATGAAG GCCCACCTCCACCCAGCCAACTGCCTGGGGATCCGCATGTTCGCAGAGCAGCACAACCGCATGGAGCTGATGAAGTGCGCCGACAAACACTCCTGCGACAACTTCTTAGACGTCATTCAGCATGATGAGTTTTTACAG GTCAGTGCAGGTCACCTGACGGCCATGATCAGCTCATCTGACTTGAACATCGACGCTGAGGAGCAGGTATACGAGGCTGTGATGAAGTGGGTGAAACACGACATCACCGAGAGGAAACAGCACGTCTCAGACATCTTCAG ACACGTGCGTTTCCCGATGCTGCAGCCGTCCTTCCTGATGAGCGCCGTGGAGCAGGAGGAGATGCTGAGGAAGGACCACTCCTGTCGCGACCTCATCGACGAGGCCAAGAACTACCACCTGTCCAAGGCCAGCAAGGTGCCGGGGCTCAAGTACTCCATACGCACACAGCCCAGGAAAAGCTGTGCCG GTGTGTTGTTCAGtgtaggagggaggggggcgtctgGTGACCCCTTCAAGAGTATAGAGGCCTACGACCTTCGGAACGACCGGTGGTTCCAGATTCCAGAGATGAGCACGAGAAGAAGACATGTTGGGGTCACGTCGACCTTGG GAAAGCTGTATGCCATGGGTGGCCATGATGGGAGCGACCACCTCAACACTGTGGAGATGTACGACCCCCACATCAACAAGTGGACCATTCTGTCACCCATGGCAACCAAAAG GCGAGGCATAGCGGTGGCGAGCCTGGGGGGTCCGATCTACGCGGTGGGGGGGCTGGACGACAGCGCGTGTTTCCACACGGTCGAGCGCTACGACATCGAGTCCGACACGTGGAACTTCGTGGCGCCAATGAACACCCCCCGCGGCGGGGTGGGGGTGGCACCTCTTCAG GGATACCTGTATGCGATAGGCGGAAACGACGGAGTGGCGTCGCTGAACAGCTGTGAGCGCTACGACCCGCACCTGAACAAGTGGGTGGAGATTTCCCCCATGATCAAGCGGCGGGCGGGCGCTGGGCTGGCCGTGCTGAACGGGTTTCTGTACGCTGTCG GTGGTTTTGACGACAACGCGCCGCTGGACTCGGTGGAGCGGTTTGACCCAACGAAGAACGAGTGGGAGATGGTTGGCGGCATGTCGTGTTGCCGGGGCGGAGTGGGCGTGGCTGCGCTCGGAGGCAAGGTGTACGCCGTGGGCGGCCATGATGGCGGGTCCTACCTCAACTCCGTGGAGGCCTACGACCCCATCCTGGACAA gtgGGCGGAGGTGAACAGCATCGGGATCTGCCGGGCGGGGGCGGGCGTGGCCACGTGTGACTGCACCGTGACTCGGCTGAAGGACATTGGGCAGATCAGTGTGGTCAGCTGTGTATAG